One genomic region from Leptolyngbyaceae cyanobacterium JSC-12 encodes:
- a CDS encoding PTS system protein D-glucose-specific component, Glc family (PTS system protein D-glucose-specific IIC component, Glc family (TC 4.A.1.1.1);PTS system D-glucose-specific IIB component, Glc family (TC 4.A.1.1.1); IMG reference gene:2510098579~PFAM: Phosphotransferase system, EIIC; phosphotransferase system, EIIB~TIGRFAM: PTS system, glucose-like IIB component; PTS system, glucose-specific IIBC component) — MSDLRRIEVTSIAPIHHRGLSLLMWKKAFALLQQMGKALMLPVSVLPVAGLLLGLGNARLIELQNLANGKIANATFWWLPEWLATIMKASGDAIFAALPLIFAIAVAIAYTGNDGASALAATVGFVVFIAALGAVGLSRGFVTEDQVKTLIEQGKETPNIWMKPVLGIMTLDTGVFGGLIIGCIAAYLFNKFFRIKLPQYLGFFAGKRSVPIITGVVAIAVGMGMSVVWPPLGGGINQFANTAASGDNIPLAAGIYAVIERSLIPFGLHHVWNVPFFFQIGSFTDPVTGQLVRGDINRFFAGDPAAGILGGSYWFKMFGLPAGAMAIWHSAKPKNRAATGSLMVSAALTSFLTGITEPLEFSFLFVAPLLYAIHALMAGVCGFLFTFLGGRMGFTFSQGFIDFILFNQLGNWNSQPGVWKLIVGGGIVAAAVYYFVFRLAIRTLDLKTPGREADEAEAGITPTTVSTGTELARELVRAFGGRHNIAVLDACITRLRITVNDKSKVSKARLKALGASGVLEVGDSVQAIFGPRSENLKTDMAEYLQVAGSEADEPYRADPAVAAAETEAAAISTIQRDLNAAKKMQAAIAALGGSANIWEVNEIALTRLRLQLGNGNMVDEDALREAGIEAVMHLPGNILHLIVGLNADQYADEIKKQILKAGVASR, encoded by the coding sequence GTGTCCGATCTCAGAAGGATAGAAGTCACTTCTATTGCTCCCATTCACCATCGAGGTCTATCTTTACTTATGTGGAAAAAAGCCTTTGCCTTATTGCAGCAGATGGGCAAAGCCCTGATGTTGCCTGTATCGGTGCTTCCAGTAGCAGGTTTATTGCTAGGACTGGGTAATGCTCGCTTGATTGAATTGCAAAATCTAGCGAACGGCAAGATTGCCAATGCCACGTTTTGGTGGTTACCAGAATGGTTAGCTACCATCATGAAAGCGTCTGGAGATGCAATTTTTGCGGCACTGCCTCTGATTTTTGCGATCGCGGTTGCCATTGCCTATACCGGAAACGACGGGGCATCTGCCCTGGCAGCCACAGTGGGCTTTGTGGTGTTCATTGCGGCTCTGGGCGCAGTAGGCTTATCACGGGGATTTGTAACAGAAGACCAGGTCAAAACCTTAATCGAGCAGGGAAAAGAAACTCCAAACATCTGGATGAAACCAGTGTTAGGCATTATGACACTGGATACAGGCGTATTTGGTGGATTAATCATTGGCTGTATTGCGGCTTACTTGTTCAATAAATTCTTTCGCATCAAACTTCCGCAATATCTGGGATTTTTTGCCGGAAAGCGATCCGTTCCTATTATTACTGGGGTAGTAGCGATCGCAGTAGGGATGGGGATGAGTGTTGTTTGGCCACCGCTTGGTGGCGGGATTAACCAATTTGCCAACACAGCGGCAAGTGGGGACAATATTCCCCTGGCGGCTGGAATCTATGCTGTGATTGAGCGATCGCTGATTCCCTTCGGGCTGCACCACGTCTGGAATGTGCCTTTCTTCTTCCAGATCGGCTCCTTCACAGATCCCGTCACTGGACAACTGGTGCGAGGCGATATCAATCGTTTCTTTGCTGGCGACCCCGCGGCTGGGATCTTGGGCGGTAGCTATTGGTTCAAAATGTTTGGGCTTCCGGCTGGGGCAATGGCAATCTGGCATAGCGCGAAACCAAAGAACCGAGCTGCCACTGGCAGTTTAATGGTGTCCGCCGCCCTCACCTCTTTCCTCACGGGTATTACTGAACCTTTAGAATTTTCCTTCTTGTTTGTAGCACCGTTGCTTTATGCCATTCATGCCTTGATGGCTGGGGTCTGCGGGTTTCTGTTTACCTTCCTGGGTGGCAGAATGGGCTTCACGTTTTCACAAGGATTCATTGATTTTATTTTGTTTAATCAACTCGGCAACTGGAACAGTCAACCCGGAGTATGGAAGCTGATTGTTGGCGGTGGAATTGTTGCTGCAGCAGTTTACTACTTTGTATTTCGCTTGGCAATCCGCACACTTGATCTCAAAACTCCAGGACGAGAAGCTGACGAAGCAGAAGCAGGTATTACGCCCACAACAGTCAGCACTGGGACAGAACTTGCACGAGAACTAGTTCGTGCCTTTGGTGGTCGCCATAATATCGCTGTGCTGGATGCCTGCATTACTCGATTGCGAATTACCGTAAACGACAAAAGCAAAGTCAGCAAAGCTCGTCTCAAAGCATTGGGTGCTTCCGGGGTATTAGAAGTGGGAGACAGCGTGCAGGCAATTTTTGGTCCCCGTTCTGAAAACCTTAAAACAGATATGGCTGAATACTTACAAGTAGCTGGCTCCGAAGCTGATGAACCCTATCGAGCAGATCCAGCGGTTGCCGCTGCGGAGACAGAAGCGGCTGCAATATCAACGATACAACGCGATCTAAATGCGGCTAAAAAAATGCAAGCTGCGATCGCGGCGTTGGGCGGTTCAGCTAATATTTGGGAAGTCAATGAGATTGCCCTGACCCGCTTACGACTCCAATTAGGGAATGGAAATATGGTGGATGAAGACGCTCTACGCGAGGCAGGAATTGAAGCAGTCATGCATCTTCCTGGTAATATTCTACATCTAATCGTCGGACTCAATGCTGACCAATATGCAGATGAAATAAAGAAGCAAATACTAAAAGCCGGAGTAGCAAGTCGATAA
- a CDS encoding hypothetical protein (IMG reference gene:2510098580), whose product MVITHLLRPVRFLVIAFACALLFFSSAFPATAANTTSPSKPSEGETQLKKIYDESEKVLDSGLDSIEEISKRAQRGINEVQGSADMGKMSTPENSQDATTFKDQVKRVLDKVTPNS is encoded by the coding sequence ATGGTAATCACTCATTTGCTACGACCCGTTCGTTTTCTAGTCATCGCCTTTGCCTGCGCCTTGCTATTTTTCTCCAGTGCATTCCCCGCAACGGCAGCCAATACAACCTCTCCAAGTAAACCTTCGGAAGGTGAAACTCAACTCAAGAAAATTTATGACGAGTCAGAGAAGGTTCTTGACTCTGGCTTGGATTCTATTGAAGAAATTTCAAAGCGTGCCCAGCGCGGCATTAACGAAGTTCAGGGTAGTGCTGATATGGGTAAGATGAGCACCCCTGAAAACTCACAAGATGCAACCACGTTTAAAGATCAGGTGAAAAGAGTTTTAGACAAAGTGACCCCCAATAGCTAG
- a CDS encoding 3-phosphoglycerate kinase (IMG reference gene:2510098581~PFAM: Phosphoglycerate kinase), translated as MSKKTVANLSAADLTGKRVFVRVDFNVPFDEQGNITDDTRIRAALPTIQDLTSKGAKVILASHLGRPIKKNKETGEITIVRQGNSLLPVAKRLEEVLGKPVGFVEDCIGDTVAAKVSSLNNGDVLLLENVRFYPEEEKNNPEFAQKLAANADLYVNDAFGTAHRAHASTEGVTKFLSPAVAGFLIEKELKYLQSAIEEPQRPLAAIIGGSKVSSKITVIETLLEKVNKLFIGGGMIFTFYKARGLSVGKSLVEDEFLELAKTLEAKAKEKGVELLLPTDVVVADNFAADANAQTVSVEAIPDGWMGLDIGPDSVKVFQAALADCKTVIWNGPMGVFEFDKFAAGTLGIAQTLAGLTKTGTTTIIGGGDSVAAVEKAGLADQMSHISTGGGASLELLEGKVLPGIAALNDA; from the coding sequence GTGTCCAAAAAGACTGTAGCAAACTTATCGGCTGCTGATTTAACTGGCAAGCGAGTGTTTGTCCGGGTAGATTTTAATGTCCCGTTTGATGAACAAGGCAACATTACAGACGACACTCGAATTCGGGCAGCCCTTCCCACGATTCAAGACCTGACCTCCAAAGGTGCCAAGGTAATTTTAGCGAGCCACTTGGGTCGTCCGATTAAAAAGAATAAGGAAACTGGAGAAATCACTATTGTGCGGCAAGGAAACAGCTTGCTGCCTGTGGCTAAGCGGTTGGAAGAGGTTTTGGGTAAGCCTGTTGGCTTTGTAGAAGATTGTATTGGAGATACAGTAGCTGCCAAAGTCAGCAGTTTGAACAACGGTGATGTCTTACTGTTGGAAAATGTGCGCTTTTATCCAGAAGAGGAGAAAAACAACCCAGAATTTGCACAAAAACTGGCTGCTAATGCAGATCTATATGTCAATGATGCATTTGGAACGGCTCACCGTGCTCACGCCTCAACAGAAGGGGTCACTAAGTTTCTCAGTCCAGCGGTGGCTGGGTTTTTGATTGAAAAGGAACTCAAGTATCTGCAAAGCGCGATCGAAGAGCCACAGCGCCCTCTGGCAGCAATTATTGGTGGCTCTAAAGTGTCCAGTAAAATTACTGTGATCGAAACCCTCTTGGAAAAGGTGAACAAGCTATTTATTGGTGGTGGCATGATTTTCACCTTCTACAAAGCACGGGGACTCAGCGTTGGCAAATCACTGGTGGAAGATGAATTTCTGGAACTCGCGAAGACTCTAGAAGCAAAGGCAAAGGAGAAGGGCGTAGAACTACTGTTACCCACAGATGTAGTAGTAGCTGATAATTTTGCAGCTGATGCTAATGCTCAAACGGTGAGTGTTGAAGCGATTCCCGATGGCTGGATGGGGTTGGATATTGGTCCAGACTCTGTCAAAGTCTTCCAGGCAGCCCTGGCAGATTGCAAAACTGTAATTTGGAATGGTCCAATGGGCGTGTTTGAGTTTGACAAATTTGCTGCAGGTACGCTAGGAATTGCTCAAACCCTAGCAGGACTTACGAAGACCGGAACCACAACCATCATCGGGGGGGGAGATTCTGTAGCCGCCGTAGAAAAAGCAGGGCTGGCTGACCAGATGAGCCACATTTCTACGGGTGGCGGTGCCAGCCTGGAATTATTGGAAGGAAAAGTTCTGCCCGGAATTGCTGCGTTGAACGATGCTTAA
- a CDS encoding universal stress protein UspA-like protein (IMG reference gene:2510098582~PFAM: Universal stress protein family), with translation MFQTVLFPIDQSRESRQAVETVAKLVKVHSSRLVILSVVETPEKGVPDVMTSPEAIAELLQTAKTLFSEQGIEAEAIEREGKPAFTICDVADEIAADLIVMGCRGIGLTEEGAADSVTNRVINLSPCPVLIVP, from the coding sequence ATGTTTCAAACAGTCCTGTTTCCCATTGATCAAAGCCGCGAGTCTCGTCAAGCTGTTGAGACAGTGGCAAAACTGGTGAAAGTTCATTCCAGCCGACTGGTGATCCTATCGGTAGTAGAAACACCGGAAAAAGGAGTTCCAGACGTTATGACTTCGCCAGAAGCGATCGCGGAGTTGCTGCAAACCGCAAAAACGCTGTTTTCTGAACAAGGGATTGAAGCAGAAGCAATTGAACGGGAGGGGAAACCCGCTTTTACCATCTGTGATGTGGCAGATGAGATTGCTGCTGACCTGATTGTGATGGGCTGTCGCGGCATTGGGCTTACTGAGGAGGGTGCCGCGGATAGCGTCACAAATCGCGTGATTAATCTTTCTCCCTGTCCAGTGCTGATTGTGCCTTAA
- a CDS encoding WD40 repeat-containing protein (IMG reference gene:2510098583~PFAM: WD domain, G-beta repeat), whose translation MANWQEFQPIWRGELSDYVTAIAWLPNGKFLAASSAAGEVMVLPTGTAETILLQAATGQSIDCLAVSHNGRFVAAGGQDGSVKIWQITSTTLEVIATLENKPAWVDRMAWSPVTEHLAFSLGRYGQVWEAKSNSVETTVNFEASSVLGLDWHPQGKWLAVCGYQGARVWNANAWNNDPKMLEFPTATVAIAWSCDGQYLANGNLDGTLAVVEWKLSDNPWIMRGFPGKVRQLAWSQPVTQIGSSRLASCSAAAIVVWERDADELVGWANQVLEAHEGTIQAIAFQPSTLLLASAAEDGWVCLWRNAEQLIQVLDGAPNGFSCLSWHPQGHLLAAGGQNGELLIWAQPSSGKGFSRR comes from the coding sequence ATGGCAAATTGGCAAGAATTTCAGCCCATCTGGCGTGGGGAGTTGTCAGATTACGTCACTGCGATCGCCTGGTTACCCAACGGGAAGTTTCTGGCTGCCTCATCTGCGGCAGGAGAAGTGATGGTGTTGCCAACTGGCACAGCAGAGACAATCTTGCTCCAAGCGGCAACTGGGCAGTCAATCGACTGTCTTGCCGTGTCCCACAATGGGCGGTTTGTGGCAGCAGGTGGGCAGGATGGCTCAGTCAAGATCTGGCAAATTACGTCTACCACTCTAGAAGTCATTGCGACTCTGGAAAATAAGCCTGCATGGGTGGATCGGATGGCATGGAGTCCGGTGACCGAGCATCTGGCGTTTAGTCTGGGTCGTTATGGGCAGGTGTGGGAAGCGAAATCCAACAGTGTTGAAACGACTGTTAACTTTGAAGCTTCCTCAGTGTTGGGGTTAGATTGGCATCCCCAGGGCAAATGGTTGGCTGTGTGTGGTTATCAAGGGGCACGAGTCTGGAATGCCAACGCCTGGAATAATGACCCCAAAATGCTAGAATTTCCGACTGCCACTGTAGCGATCGCCTGGTCATGCGATGGGCAATACCTCGCCAATGGCAATCTGGATGGCACGTTAGCAGTGGTGGAATGGAAACTGTCTGACAATCCCTGGATAATGCGAGGTTTTCCTGGGAAAGTGCGCCAGCTTGCTTGGTCGCAGCCTGTTACCCAGATTGGCTCATCACGGTTAGCCTCCTGTAGTGCTGCTGCAATTGTGGTGTGGGAACGAGACGCTGATGAATTGGTTGGGTGGGCAAACCAGGTTCTAGAAGCCCATGAAGGAACCATCCAGGCGATCGCATTCCAGCCAAGTACGCTGCTTTTAGCTTCGGCTGCTGAAGATGGATGGGTTTGTTTGTGGCGCAATGCCGAACAACTAATCCAGGTATTAGATGGTGCCCCCAACGGCTTCTCGTGCCTCTCCTGGCATCCCCAGGGACATCTGCTTGCCGCAGGTGGTCAAAACGGTGAACTGCTCATCTGGGCACAACCATCCTCCGGCAAGGGGTTTAGCAGACGTTAG
- a CDS encoding putative GTPase, G3E family (IMG reference gene:2510098584~PFAM: CobW/HypB/UreG, nucleotide-binding domain; Cobalamin synthesis protein cobW C-terminal domain), which translates to MVTAEVSNSIPVTVLTGYLGAGKTTLLNRILTYEHGKKVAVIVNEFGEVGIDNQLVIDVDEEIFEMNNGCICCTVRGDLIRIISNLMKRRDKFDHLVIETTGLADPAPVIQTFFMDEDVQTQTSLDAVVTVVDAKHIWQHWEADEVQEQIAFADVILLNKIDLVTPQELDELEQRIRNMNVMTKIYRTRNAQVAMEAILGVQAFDLNRALEIDPEFLNESAHEHDESVFSIALVEQGALDGNKLNTWLGELLQTRGPDIFRMKGILNIAGEDCRFVFQGVHMLFDGRRDRPWKSDAERKNELVFIGRNLDEAKLRADFRACLV; encoded by the coding sequence ATGGTCACAGCCGAAGTCAGTAATTCTATTCCAGTCACTGTGTTAACCGGATATCTGGGAGCAGGAAAAACAACGCTCTTGAACCGCATCCTGACTTATGAACATGGAAAGAAGGTTGCCGTAATCGTAAACGAGTTTGGGGAAGTAGGCATTGATAACCAACTGGTGATTGATGTGGATGAAGAAATCTTTGAAATGAATAATGGTTGTATCTGTTGTACCGTGCGGGGTGACTTGATCCGCATTATTAGCAATTTGATGAAACGGCGCGATAAGTTTGATCATTTAGTGATTGAAACAACTGGGTTAGCAGATCCGGCTCCTGTAATTCAGACCTTTTTCATGGATGAAGATGTGCAGACGCAAACCAGTCTGGATGCAGTGGTAACGGTTGTAGATGCGAAACACATCTGGCAACACTGGGAAGCAGATGAGGTACAGGAGCAGATAGCCTTTGCAGATGTGATTTTGTTAAACAAAATTGATCTGGTTACGCCGCAGGAACTGGATGAACTGGAACAACGCATCCGCAACATGAATGTGATGACGAAAATCTATCGCACTCGTAATGCTCAGGTTGCAATGGAGGCGATTTTGGGGGTGCAGGCGTTTGATTTAAATCGAGCACTGGAAATCGACCCTGAGTTCTTGAATGAATCAGCGCATGAGCATGATGAGAGTGTCTTTTCGATTGCATTGGTTGAGCAGGGGGCGTTAGATGGCAACAAGCTAAATACCTGGCTAGGAGAGCTTTTGCAAACGCGGGGACCTGACATTTTCCGAATGAAAGGTATTCTTAATATTGCTGGAGAAGACTGCCGCTTTGTGTTCCAGGGGGTGCATATGTTGTTTGATGGGAGGCGTGATCGCCCCTGGAAGTCGGATGCGGAGCGCAAGAATGAACTGGTCTTCATTGGGCGCAATCTGGATGAAGCCAAGTTGAGAGCAGATTTTCGGGCGTGTTTGGTGTGA
- a CDS encoding Protein of unknown function (DUF2949) (IMG reference gene:2510098585~PFAM: Protein of unknown function (DUF2949)) encodes MDLRTAQLTQFLKEELAVPADSIPQVLEQCKNLNRLPVVLWQKKLVTLAQLDRLFIWLERFSTQVA; translated from the coding sequence ATGGATCTCAGAACTGCTCAATTAACTCAATTTCTCAAAGAAGAGTTAGCTGTTCCAGCAGACTCAATTCCACAAGTTCTGGAACAATGCAAAAACCTTAATCGGTTGCCAGTTGTATTATGGCAAAAGAAATTAGTAACCCTGGCTCAATTGGATCGTTTATTTATTTGGTTAGAACGGTTTTCCACGCAGGTTGCTTAA
- a CDS encoding hypothetical protein (IMG reference gene:2510098586) produces the protein MSKESKRKKTGWWLPAIILLILTAAGIRYVIPSEWWFSLFNRQRNSFQPINTGVSIQVSATNAESVPVDKASPSPGGGDRETETSNPSRPRRMW, from the coding sequence ATGAGCAAGGAAAGTAAACGCAAGAAAACTGGGTGGTGGCTACCTGCCATCATCCTTTTAATTTTGACGGCGGCGGGTATTCGGTATGTCATCCCTTCAGAATGGTGGTTTAGTCTGTTTAACCGCCAACGTAATTCCTTCCAGCCAATCAATACAGGTGTCAGTATCCAGGTTTCTGCCACGAACGCAGAAAGCGTCCCAGTTGACAAAGCCTCACCCAGCCCAGGAGGGGGAGATCGGGAAACAGAAACAAGCAACCCAAGTCGACCACGGCGAATGTGGTGA
- a CDS encoding hypothetical protein (IMG reference gene:2510098587): MATAWEATSRNLYIASGIRVDLFKFLRSSTLHLVHNHEVR, encoded by the coding sequence ATGGCAACTGCCTGGGAAGCAACTTCGCGTAACCTTTACATCGCTTCAGGAATTCGCGTGGATTTGTTTAAGTTTTTGCGCAGTTCCACTTTACATTTAGTTCACAATCATGAGGTTCGATGA
- a CDS encoding FHA domain-containing protein (IMG reference gene:2510098588~PFAM: FHA domain), with the protein MLNLKPSGLIDQRTITFLKENPALSETLIAELGDNISQVSTIIEPILEAPKRCEASLYYIQAVATGRSAFLTTNLPDFHETHVSEVAANWLVGRSNNCAIAVLDRSVSRCHALIGHNPGKGFYIKDLGSSNGTFVNRSRLKPLDQHFLSDGDLLEFSKFRVEFFISGWNVKTISLQDTQG; encoded by the coding sequence ATGTTGAATTTGAAGCCTTCTGGTTTAATTGACCAGCGAACTATCACCTTCTTAAAAGAAAACCCAGCCCTTTCCGAAACGTTGATTGCTGAACTTGGTGACAACATCAGTCAGGTTTCAACCATCATCGAACCAATCCTGGAAGCTCCCAAGCGCTGTGAAGCAAGTCTGTATTACATTCAGGCGGTTGCTACTGGGCGATCTGCATTTTTGACAACCAATTTGCCAGATTTTCACGAAACGCATGTTTCGGAAGTTGCCGCAAACTGGCTGGTTGGACGAAGTAATAATTGCGCGATCGCTGTTTTAGATCGCTCTGTGTCCCGTTGTCACGCTTTGATTGGACATAATCCTGGCAAAGGCTTCTACATCAAAGACCTGGGAAGCAGCAATGGTACATTCGTTAATCGTTCAAGGTTAAAGCCTTTGGATCAACACTTCTTGAGCGATGGAGATTTATTAGAGTTCAGCAAATTCCGTGTTGAGTTTTTTATATCAGGCTGGAATGTGAAAACGATTTCATTACAAGATACCCAAGGCTAA
- a CDS encoding transposase, IS1 family (IMG reference gene:2510098589~PFAM: IS1 transposase), producing MTIAKHIEEAEADEMWSFVRCKKQERWLWHAIDHQTGQVLAYVLADHQDQALVELKALLAPFGVQTFYTDGWGAYARLFDEDQHVVGKQNTQKIERKHLTLRTRIKRLARKTICFSKSERLHDIVIGLFINRYEFGRVV from the coding sequence GTGACTATTGCCAAACACATCGAAGAAGCCGAAGCAGACGAGATGTGGAGCTTTGTCCGGTGTAAAAAACAGGAACGTTGGCTGTGGCATGCCATTGACCATCAGACGGGGCAGGTATTGGCGTATGTGCTGGCAGACCATCAAGACCAAGCGTTGGTCGAGTTAAAAGCATTGTTAGCACCGTTTGGGGTTCAAACCTTTTATACCGATGGATGGGGAGCCTATGCTCGCTTGTTCGATGAAGACCAGCATGTGGTTGGTAAACAGAATACACAGAAAATTGAGCGCAAGCATTTGACGTTACGAACCCGAATTAAGCGATTAGCTCGCAAGACGATCTGCTTCTCCAAGTCCGAACGGCTACATGACATTGTGATTGGGTTGTTCATCAATCGCTATGAATTTGGACGGGTAGTTTGA
- a CDS encoding transposase (IMG reference gene:2510098590~PFAM: Insertion element protein) — protein sequence MVLEPVHCPTCNSTNIVKHGKTAEGKQRYKCRNSECTRHSFVLEYSYRGYLPDVKQQICEMALNGSGIRDTARVLRISPTTVIEELKKRSSS from the coding sequence ATGGTACTCGAACCTGTACACTGTCCCACTTGCAACAGCACTAACATCGTCAAACATGGCAAGACGGCTGAAGGCAAACAACGATATAAATGTCGGAATTCCGAATGCACTCGCCATAGCTTTGTTCTGGAGTATTCCTACCGAGGTTACTTACCTGATGTGAAACAACAGATTTGTGAGATGGCACTCAATGGCAGCGGAATTCGCGATACTGCACGAGTACTCAGAATTAGTCCGACTACTGTCATTGAAGAATTAAAAAAAAGATCGTCATCTTGA
- a CDS encoding methylase involved in ubiquinone/menaquinone biosynthesis (IMG reference gene:2510098591~PFAM: Methyltransferase domain), whose amino-acid sequence MELHAQTSDYPSQVAQQVLSDYDILEPGEADTWNPVKSEYEISYRLSLLYCTAKALSLSGISLESVKLLDLGCGNGRSTRMYLDLGLRPEQLTGLDLRPGTINLAQKLNPAITFLRYNGESLPFENQQFSWISMAGVISQIQAIDSRKALVAEIYRKLQPGGFVYNFDKFRASGLVGGGRVNPLQYFPATQFKKIWYAPIKSYEFMPFGEKLVNLFGQEFSPENREFKKKLFTRISQIFRPSHSVMLLQKKQNID is encoded by the coding sequence ATGGAACTACACGCTCAGACTAGTGATTACCCTAGCCAGGTTGCTCAACAAGTGCTTTCAGACTATGACATTTTGGAACCTGGTGAAGCAGATACCTGGAATCCAGTAAAGAGTGAATATGAGATTTCGTATCGCCTCAGTTTGCTTTACTGCACAGCAAAAGCTCTATCACTAAGCGGAATTTCATTAGAATCAGTAAAGTTATTAGATTTAGGTTGTGGGAATGGGCGAAGCACGCGGATGTACCTGGATTTAGGTCTTCGTCCAGAGCAATTAACAGGGCTAGATCTAAGACCTGGAACAATCAACCTAGCCCAAAAATTGAATCCTGCTATTACCTTCTTAAGGTACAACGGTGAGAGCTTGCCATTTGAGAATCAACAGTTTAGCTGGATCTCAATGGCAGGCGTTATTTCTCAAATTCAAGCTATTGATAGTCGGAAAGCACTTGTAGCAGAAATTTATCGAAAGTTACAGCCTGGCGGTTTTGTTTACAACTTTGATAAATTCCGTGCAAGCGGATTAGTGGGGGGAGGTCGAGTTAACCCACTACAATATTTTCCTGCAACCCAGTTCAAAAAAATTTGGTATGCTCCGATCAAGAGCTATGAGTTTATGCCATTCGGCGAAAAACTTGTCAATTTGTTTGGACAGGAATTTTCACCAGAAAATAGAGAATTCAAGAAGAAACTCTTCACTCGTATCAGTCAAATTTTCCGCCCCTCTCATTCAGTCATGCTACTTCAGAAAAAGCAGAATATTGATTAA